A genomic segment from Klebsiella africana encodes:
- a CDS encoding aspartate aminotransferase family protein — MSGSMTREDFDAYLVPCFAPAPFIPVRAAGSRVWDQQGKEYIDMAGGIAVNALGHAHPALAEALQDQLAKLWHIGNGYTNEPVLQLAKTLVQSTFADKVFFCNSGAEANEAALKLARKYAHDKFGGEKSEIIAFNHAFHGRTLFTVSVGGQPKYSSDYAPLPQGITHLPYNDIEAVSAVISSRTCAVIVEPIIGEGGVIPADPAFLQALRTLCDRHHATLIFDEVQTGAGRTGHLYAYQHYNVVPDILTSAKGLGGGFPIGAMLAKEAWAQVFQPGTHGTTFGGNPLAATVANAVLAHLDAPLLAGVGERHALIVDQLNALSARYDAFSAVRGTGLLIGAELAGPLRGKAKMLTNLAAEEGLIALIAGPDVLRFAPALNIPQADIVEAFVRLDRAVARLTR, encoded by the coding sequence ATGTCAGGCAGTATGACTCGCGAAGATTTTGACGCTTACCTGGTTCCCTGTTTTGCCCCCGCGCCGTTTATTCCGGTGAGGGCGGCGGGCTCCCGGGTCTGGGACCAGCAGGGGAAAGAGTATATCGATATGGCGGGCGGCATCGCAGTGAACGCCCTGGGCCATGCCCACCCGGCGCTGGCTGAGGCCCTGCAGGATCAACTGGCGAAACTGTGGCATATCGGCAATGGCTATACCAACGAGCCGGTGCTGCAGCTGGCGAAAACTCTGGTACAGTCTACCTTTGCCGACAAGGTGTTCTTCTGCAACTCCGGCGCCGAAGCCAACGAGGCGGCCCTTAAGCTGGCGCGGAAATACGCTCACGATAAGTTTGGCGGTGAAAAAAGCGAAATCATCGCCTTCAACCACGCCTTCCATGGCCGTACGCTGTTCACTGTATCCGTTGGCGGCCAGCCGAAATATTCCAGCGATTATGCGCCGTTGCCGCAGGGCATTACCCATCTGCCCTATAACGATATCGAGGCGGTCTCCGCGGTTATCTCTTCCCGCACCTGTGCGGTGATCGTCGAGCCGATCATCGGCGAAGGCGGTGTGATACCCGCTGACCCGGCGTTCCTCCAGGCGCTGCGCACCCTCTGCGATCGCCATCATGCCACTCTGATATTCGATGAGGTGCAGACCGGGGCGGGCCGTACCGGCCATCTCTACGCCTACCAGCACTACAACGTCGTCCCGGACATTCTCACCAGCGCCAAAGGGCTGGGGGGCGGCTTCCCGATCGGCGCGATGCTGGCGAAAGAGGCCTGGGCGCAGGTCTTCCAGCCCGGCACCCATGGCACCACCTTCGGCGGCAACCCGCTGGCGGCAACCGTCGCTAACGCCGTGCTGGCCCATCTCGATGCGCCGCTGCTGGCGGGCGTTGGCGAGCGCCATGCGCTGATCGTCGACCAGTTGAATGCCCTCTCTGCCCGTTACGATGCGTTCAGCGCCGTGCGCGGTACCGGTCTGCTGATCGGCGCTGAGCTGGCGGGGCCGCTGCGCGGCAAGGCCAAAATGTTGACCAACCTGGCGGCGGAAGAGGGGCTGATCGCCCTGATTGCTGGCCCGGACGTGCTGCGCTTCGCGCCGGCGCTCAATATCCCGCAGGCGGATATTGTGGAAGCCTTCGTGCGCCTTGATCGCGCCGTTGCCCGCTTAACCCGCTAA
- a CDS encoding MarR family winged helix-turn-helix transcriptional regulator — translation MDNRQLNFSHLLYLTAHHWRLAVNRRLKDLGLSQASWVAVAAIARQPQPLSQSELAQELGVESPTIVPLINRLVALGLVERVTTARDKRKRLLVATDQGMALYEQVKTVADDLREEILTAITPQEREQTQRVLEKLLREVEKK, via the coding sequence ATGGACAATCGACAGCTTAACTTCTCCCATCTCTTATACCTCACCGCCCATCACTGGCGGCTGGCGGTTAATCGCCGGCTGAAAGACCTCGGCCTGAGCCAGGCCAGCTGGGTGGCCGTCGCCGCCATTGCCCGCCAGCCGCAGCCGCTGTCGCAAAGCGAACTGGCGCAGGAGCTGGGGGTGGAGAGCCCAACCATTGTGCCGTTGATCAACCGCCTGGTCGCCCTCGGACTGGTGGAGCGCGTCACCACCGCACGTGATAAACGTAAGCGGCTGCTGGTCGCCACCGACCAGGGAATGGCGCTGTATGAGCAGGTCAAAACGGTAGCAGACGATCTGCGTGAAGAGATCCTGACGGCGATTACCCCGCAGGAGCGGGAGCAAACTCAACGGGTGCTGGAAAAACTGTTGCGCGAAGTGGAGAAGAAATAA
- a CDS encoding aldo/keto reductase produces the protein MKTRYLGKEKFQVSALGLGCMGMSFAYGGADTSQAINTIHAAMDMGVTFLDSAEVYGPFDNEILVGKAIKGCRDKVQIATKFGFRILPTGQGLERMAGVDSRPAHIRESVEGSLKRLNIETIDLLYQHRVDPAVPVEEVVGTMADLVKEGKIRHIGLSEVSAQTLRRACKVHPITAVQTEYSLWSREPEAGILHTCRELGVGFVPYSPLGRGFLTGTITDPGVLAADDFRRHLPRFQADTLRKNQRLLARLQQVAIRYDATLAQIALAWVMSKGEDIVPIPGARKIAHLRDNAGAANITLAPEDILTIEHIFAADNVTGLRYTQGDFDLIEK, from the coding sequence ATGAAAACACGTTATCTTGGAAAAGAGAAATTTCAGGTTTCCGCATTAGGTCTCGGATGTATGGGGATGAGTTTTGCCTATGGTGGCGCTGACACGTCGCAGGCGATAAATACGATCCATGCCGCCATGGACATGGGCGTGACCTTTCTGGATTCCGCCGAGGTATATGGCCCTTTCGATAATGAAATTCTGGTGGGAAAAGCGATTAAAGGTTGTCGTGATAAGGTGCAGATTGCCACCAAATTTGGATTTCGTATTCTGCCCACCGGCCAGGGTCTGGAGCGGATGGCCGGCGTTGACAGCCGTCCGGCACATATTCGCGAGTCAGTGGAAGGGTCGCTGAAGCGACTGAATATCGAGACCATCGATCTGCTCTATCAGCACCGCGTCGATCCGGCGGTACCGGTGGAAGAGGTGGTGGGCACAATGGCTGACCTGGTTAAAGAGGGTAAAATTCGCCATATTGGACTGTCGGAAGTCTCTGCTCAGACGCTGCGCCGGGCCTGCAAGGTGCATCCGATTACCGCCGTGCAGACGGAATACTCGCTGTGGAGCCGCGAGCCGGAGGCCGGGATTCTCCACACCTGCCGCGAACTGGGAGTCGGCTTTGTGCCCTACAGCCCGCTTGGCCGCGGCTTTCTGACGGGGACAATTACCGATCCCGGCGTTTTGGCAGCGGATGATTTCCGCCGCCATCTGCCGCGCTTCCAGGCTGATACCCTGCGCAAAAACCAGCGGCTGCTGGCGCGCCTGCAACAGGTAGCCATTCGCTATGACGCGACGCTTGCGCAGATTGCACTTGCCTGGGTGATGAGCAAGGGCGAGGATATCGTGCCTATCCCGGGGGCGAGGAAAATTGCTCACTTGCGCGACAATGCCGGCGCCGCGAATATTACCCTTGCGCCGGAGGACATTCTTACCATCGAACATATTTTCGCTGCCGATAATGTCACTGGCTTACGCTATACCCAGGGCGACTTTGATTTAATTGAAAAATAA
- the astA gene encoding arginine N-succinyltransferase yields MLFRPVRENDLDDIVRLAARAGVGMTSLPHDAGRLAARIRRSIQTFAGELPRGQQGFLFVLEDTALARVVGVSAIEVAVGLDEPFYNFRIQKTVRASKALGVYKPQELLNLSYDHTGHSELCTLFLDPAYQRNRNGLLLSKARFLFIAAFREWFSPHLFAELRGCSDEQGQSPFWDALGHHFFDIPFADADRLTGTGMKTFIAELMPAYPIYISLLPEAARGVIGQVHPNTAPARAILEKEGFSWRGSVDIFDAGPVLEADTDQIRAVRDSQCLPARQLMGDLPAPTLVANGQFDNFRALLVAHEEQVSLDAAALDALQVSDTDRVYTVTLNPEDNRSWR; encoded by the coding sequence ATGCTATTTCGTCCCGTACGGGAAAACGATCTCGACGACATCGTCCGCCTTGCCGCGCGGGCGGGAGTCGGTATGACCTCCTTACCGCATGATGCCGGGCGCCTGGCGGCCCGGATCCGGCGCAGTATCCAGACCTTCGCCGGCGAACTGCCGCGCGGCCAGCAGGGTTTCCTGTTTGTGCTGGAGGACACCGCGCTGGCGCGGGTAGTGGGGGTCAGCGCCATTGAAGTCGCAGTGGGCCTGGACGAGCCATTTTACAATTTTCGCATTCAGAAAACGGTGCGCGCCTCGAAGGCGCTGGGAGTCTATAAACCTCAGGAGCTGCTCAATCTTAGCTATGACCACACCGGGCACAGCGAGCTGTGTACGCTGTTTCTCGATCCGGCGTATCAGCGCAACCGCAATGGTCTGCTGCTCTCCAAGGCGCGCTTTTTATTTATCGCCGCCTTTCGCGAGTGGTTTTCCCCGCACCTGTTTGCCGAACTGCGCGGCTGCAGCGATGAGCAGGGGCAGTCGCCGTTCTGGGATGCGCTGGGCCATCACTTCTTCGACATCCCGTTCGCCGATGCTGACCGGCTGACCGGCACCGGCATGAAAACCTTTATTGCCGAACTGATGCCGGCTTACCCGATCTATATCTCACTGCTGCCGGAAGCGGCCCGCGGGGTCATCGGTCAGGTACATCCCAATACCGCCCCGGCGCGGGCGATCCTCGAAAAAGAGGGATTTAGCTGGCGCGGCTCGGTGGATATTTTCGATGCCGGTCCGGTGCTGGAGGCGGACACCGATCAGATCCGCGCCGTTCGCGACAGCCAGTGCCTGCCGGCCCGGCAGCTGATGGGCGACCTGCCGGCGCCGACTCTCGTCGCCAACGGCCAGTTCGACAATTTCCGGGCGCTGCTGGTAGCCCACGAAGAGCAGGTCTCACTTGACGCCGCCGCGCTGGACGCGCTGCAGGTCAGTGACACCGACCGCGTTTATACGGTAACCCTGAATCCAGAGGACAACAGATCATGGCGGTAA
- a CDS encoding Glu/Leu/Phe/Val family dehydrogenase has protein sequence MEKLSYASESSTSPWTTYLRQIDRVAPYLGDLAYWVETLRHPKRALIVDIPVQMDDGTIRHFEGYRVQHNLSRGPGKGGVRYHPDVDLNEVMALSAWMTIKCAAVNIPYGGAKGGIRVDPFSLSEGELERLTRRYTSEIGIIIGPQKDIPAPDVGTNGKVMAWMMDTYSMNHGTTITGVVTGKPIHLGGSLGREKATGRGVFVTGREVARRAGIEIEGAKVALQGFGNVGSEAARLFAGVGARIVVIQDHTATLYNEGGIDMAALTAWQAEKKQIAGFPGAEEIDKDAFWTTPMDILIPAALEGQITRERAEKLTCKLVLEGANGPTYPEADDVLAERGVIVVPDVICNAGGVTVSYFEWVQDMASFFWSEEEINAKMDRIMTDAIVHVCDKAAEKACTLRTAAYIVACERILMARKDRGIYPG, from the coding sequence ATGGAAAAGTTATCTTACGCATCTGAAAGTAGTACATCTCCATGGACCACCTACCTGCGCCAGATCGACCGTGTCGCGCCTTATCTCGGCGATCTTGCCTACTGGGTGGAAACCCTGCGCCATCCGAAGCGCGCGCTGATCGTCGACATCCCTGTGCAAATGGACGACGGCACCATCCGCCACTTCGAGGGCTATCGCGTTCAGCACAATCTGTCGCGTGGACCGGGTAAAGGTGGTGTTCGCTACCATCCGGATGTCGATCTTAACGAAGTCATGGCACTTTCTGCCTGGATGACTATTAAGTGCGCCGCGGTCAATATTCCTTACGGCGGGGCCAAAGGCGGCATTCGCGTCGACCCCTTCTCCCTGTCGGAAGGTGAACTGGAGCGTCTGACCCGCCGCTATACCAGCGAAATCGGCATTATTATCGGACCGCAGAAAGATATTCCGGCGCCGGACGTCGGCACCAATGGCAAAGTAATGGCATGGATGATGGACACCTACTCCATGAACCATGGGACGACTATCACCGGCGTGGTCACCGGCAAACCGATCCACCTCGGCGGCTCCCTCGGTCGTGAAAAAGCCACCGGACGCGGCGTGTTTGTCACCGGTCGGGAAGTTGCTCGTCGCGCCGGTATCGAAATTGAAGGCGCCAAAGTGGCGCTGCAGGGCTTTGGTAACGTCGGTAGCGAAGCGGCCCGCCTGTTCGCCGGCGTCGGCGCTCGTATCGTGGTTATTCAGGATCATACCGCGACCCTGTATAACGAAGGCGGAATCGATATGGCCGCCCTCACCGCCTGGCAGGCAGAGAAAAAACAGATTGCCGGTTTCCCGGGCGCCGAGGAGATCGATAAAGACGCCTTCTGGACCACGCCGATGGACATCCTGATCCCGGCGGCGCTGGAAGGGCAAATCACCCGCGAGCGCGCTGAGAAGCTGACCTGCAAACTGGTGCTGGAAGGGGCCAACGGCCCAACCTATCCGGAAGCGGACGACGTGCTGGCCGAGCGCGGTGTGATCGTGGTGCCGGACGTTATCTGCAACGCCGGCGGGGTGACCGTCAGCTACTTTGAGTGGGTGCAGGACATGGCCAGCTTCTTCTGGAGCGAAGAGGAGATCAACGCCAAGATGGACCGCATCATGACCGACGCTATCGTGCACGTCTGCGATAAAGCCGCCGAGAAAGCGTGTACCCTGCGTACCGCCGCCTATATCGTGGCCTGCGAGCGCATTCTGATGGCGCGTAAAGACCGCGGCATCTATCCGGGCTGA
- the astD gene encoding succinylglutamate-semialdehyde dehydrogenase, whose amino-acid sequence MAVKAQFIAGQWQPGSGATMSKLAPEDQSLLWQAASAGADDVQAACAAARAAFYPWSHRPLAERIAVVERFAALLETHKEALATLISRETSKPLWETRTEVQAMIGKAAISIEAYHQRTGFHESTLPDGKAQLRHKPHGVMAVFGPYNFPGHLPNGHIIPALIAGNTIVFKPSELTPATAEMTVQLWQQAGVPDGVINLLQGGKATGQALLENRDIDGVLFTGSAAAGFHFHRYFGGQPEKMLALEMGGNNALIVADVADVDAALHVIIQSAFISAGQRCTCARRLIVPCGEQGDALLQRLVEASAQIRAGKWDDQPAPFMGGVISLDAAQNMLAAQQKLEGLGGKVLLRMRQPDPHSTVLTPGIVDVTGVEVPDEEYFGPLLTVIRYDGFPEAIRLANQTRYGLAVGLISSDAAQFEQLADEARAGIVNWNKPLTGASSKAPFGGVGASGNHRAAAWYAADYCAWPMASLVSDTLTLPANVSPGLPF is encoded by the coding sequence ATGGCGGTAAAAGCACAGTTTATAGCCGGGCAATGGCAGCCGGGCAGTGGCGCAACGATGAGCAAACTGGCCCCGGAGGATCAGTCGCTACTGTGGCAGGCGGCCAGCGCGGGGGCCGACGACGTCCAGGCGGCCTGCGCCGCGGCGCGCGCGGCGTTTTATCCCTGGTCGCATCGCCCGCTGGCCGAGCGTATTGCCGTGGTGGAGCGTTTTGCCGCGCTGCTGGAGACACATAAAGAGGCGCTGGCGACCCTGATTTCCCGGGAGACCAGCAAGCCGTTGTGGGAGACCCGCACCGAAGTGCAGGCGATGATCGGCAAGGCCGCGATCTCTATCGAAGCCTATCACCAGCGGACGGGCTTTCACGAGTCGACGCTGCCGGACGGAAAAGCACAGCTGCGCCACAAACCGCACGGCGTGATGGCGGTCTTTGGCCCCTACAACTTCCCGGGCCATCTGCCCAATGGGCATATCATTCCGGCGCTGATCGCCGGAAACACCATTGTGTTTAAACCCAGCGAGCTGACGCCGGCTACCGCCGAAATGACCGTCCAGCTGTGGCAGCAGGCGGGCGTCCCCGACGGGGTGATTAACCTGCTGCAGGGCGGAAAAGCCACCGGGCAGGCGCTGTTGGAAAATCGTGATATCGATGGCGTGCTGTTCACTGGCAGCGCGGCGGCCGGTTTCCACTTCCATCGCTACTTCGGCGGCCAGCCGGAGAAGATGCTGGCCCTGGAGATGGGCGGCAACAACGCGCTGATCGTCGCCGACGTGGCCGATGTCGATGCGGCGCTGCATGTGATTATCCAGTCGGCGTTTATCTCTGCTGGGCAGCGCTGCACCTGCGCGCGCCGGCTGATCGTGCCGTGCGGCGAGCAGGGGGATGCGCTGCTGCAGCGGCTGGTAGAGGCCAGCGCGCAGATCCGCGCCGGCAAGTGGGATGATCAGCCGGCGCCGTTTATGGGCGGGGTGATCTCTCTCGACGCTGCGCAGAACATGCTGGCGGCGCAGCAAAAACTGGAGGGGCTCGGCGGCAAGGTGCTGCTGCGCATGCGCCAGCCAGACCCGCACTCCACGGTGCTGACGCCGGGGATCGTCGACGTCACCGGGGTCGAGGTGCCGGACGAAGAATACTTTGGCCCGCTGCTGACGGTTATCCGTTACGACGGCTTCCCGGAGGCCATTCGCCTTGCCAACCAGACCCGCTATGGCCTGGCCGTCGGGCTGATCTCCAGCGATGCGGCGCAGTTTGAACAGCTGGCGGACGAGGCGCGGGCCGGGATCGTCAACTGGAACAAGCCGCTGACCGGCGCCTCCAGTAAAGCGCCGTTTGGCGGGGTGGGCGCCTCCGGCAACCATCGCGCGGCAGCGTGGTACGCCGCTGACTACTGTGCCTGGCCGATGGCCTCTCTGGTCAGCGATACGCTGACGCTTCCGGCGAACGTATCGCCGGGCCTGCCATTCTGA
- a CDS encoding LysR family transcriptional regulator, which yields MKTLPDLQQIEILMLIVKHGSFRQAAKALNLSPPALTAAINHLEEKLGVRLLNRSTRSLSLTAVGEEFLKNITPVVNDYRRVVDSLNYHRQTPEGVVKINLPRIVVDLFFHHYFIAFKNLCPDVTLELFTTDRKINIIESGFDAGIRYSQDVPKDMIAIPFGEKLSLIPVASPDYIRKAGEPDTPQSLVNFRCINRCFPSGETYRWEFISPNGELSEIAVEGDLVVDSDSAMIQAAESGLGIAFVYQSLVTQQLRAGTLVHLLADYRYPADHFCLYYPSRKHIPAPLRAFISWVMAQNKSILHE from the coding sequence ATGAAAACTTTGCCCGATCTGCAACAAATTGAAATATTGATGCTTATAGTGAAACATGGTAGTTTTCGCCAGGCCGCTAAGGCGTTAAATCTTTCACCGCCGGCCCTTACCGCTGCTATTAATCATCTGGAAGAAAAGTTAGGCGTACGCCTGCTAAATCGCTCAACGCGCAGTTTGTCTTTAACCGCGGTGGGTGAGGAATTTCTTAAAAACATCACGCCAGTGGTCAATGATTATCGCCGGGTGGTCGATAGCCTGAATTATCATCGCCAAACGCCGGAAGGCGTGGTTAAAATCAATTTACCACGGATTGTTGTTGACCTCTTTTTTCACCACTATTTTATTGCTTTTAAAAATCTCTGTCCTGACGTGACCCTCGAACTGTTTACCACCGATCGGAAAATCAATATTATTGAGTCTGGTTTTGACGCCGGCATTCGTTATTCTCAGGATGTACCTAAAGATATGATTGCCATTCCCTTTGGCGAGAAGCTGTCGCTAATCCCGGTGGCCAGCCCGGACTATATTCGCAAAGCCGGTGAGCCCGATACCCCGCAGTCGCTGGTTAATTTCCGTTGCATTAACCGCTGTTTTCCCAGTGGTGAGACGTACCGCTGGGAGTTTATTAGCCCCAACGGCGAGCTCAGCGAGATTGCGGTCGAAGGCGATCTGGTGGTCGATTCCGATAGCGCAATGATCCAGGCGGCGGAGAGCGGATTAGGCATCGCCTTCGTCTACCAGTCGCTGGTGACGCAGCAGCTCAGGGCTGGCACGCTAGTCCATCTGCTGGCGGACTACCGCTACCCGGCGGATCATTTCTGCCTCTACTATCCGAGCCGCAAACATATTCCCGCGCCCCTGCGCGCCTTTATCTCCTGGGTGATGGCGCAGAACAAGAGCATCCTCCATGAGTAA